The following coding sequences lie in one Thermomicrobium sp. 4228-Ro genomic window:
- a CDS encoding ABC transporter substrate-binding protein, with protein sequence MRQQFSRRRFLAVLAAGFGTTIAACAGGGGQATPTPAPQPSPTPAPAASPTPAGAATPTRAAATPTAVAAQAPALTPIPGREVVVWQTVDYLPETTALIKQRLDEIAQKNGFTVSFEEIPNNPQGYNRFNAAVQAGTPPDIYRLYDYQTQFWRAQGQTTDVTDLVAPFLQQNGGVWQPVELTCTFKGRWWATPLAVNAWPFHTRQDLLDQAGFKFPANWDEFRQQGKALTKPPLYYYGMTLSRINDTNNHTLGMVWTFGGKLQNEDGSLGVTADDKAWLDCLALIQTMYIEDQIIPPGSVNWDDGGNNQGYQSEQLVLTSNPTSIYNWLLKNKPELAQKTRFYSYPAGPAGSFGQVDVWTEGLFKNGKGGDNARICLVALMEPTWYASYINEQLKGRFLPCWKDMIKHDLWQKNELYSEYQKIISTGRIMAYAAPPLGAFGELATKFVIGDMMQDLCVRRLSPKEALANFVKAAQEIWSKPENRA encoded by the coding sequence ATGCGCCAGCAATTCTCGCGACGCCGGTTCCTCGCCGTCCTGGCTGCCGGGTTCGGGACGACGATCGCCGCCTGTGCCGGCGGCGGCGGGCAAGCGACACCGACCCCAGCACCGCAGCCGAGCCCGACTCCTGCACCCGCTGCTTCCCCGACTCCAGCTGGCGCCGCGACACCGACGCGGGCCGCTGCCACACCCACTGCCGTGGCTGCCCAGGCACCGGCGCTCACGCCGATTCCCGGTCGCGAGGTGGTCGTCTGGCAGACCGTCGACTATCTGCCGGAGACGACCGCCCTCATCAAGCAACGCCTCGACGAGATCGCCCAGAAGAACGGGTTCACCGTTTCATTCGAGGAAATTCCGAACAATCCGCAGGGCTACAACCGCTTCAACGCTGCCGTGCAGGCCGGTACGCCGCCCGATATCTACCGGCTCTATGACTATCAGACTCAGTTCTGGCGCGCGCAAGGCCAGACGACCGACGTGACTGACCTAGTCGCCCCCTTCCTCCAGCAAAACGGCGGTGTGTGGCAGCCGGTGGAGTTGACATGCACCTTCAAGGGTCGCTGGTGGGCGACACCGCTCGCCGTCAACGCCTGGCCGTTCCATACACGCCAGGACCTCCTCGACCAGGCAGGGTTCAAGTTTCCTGCCAACTGGGACGAGTTCCGCCAGCAGGGAAAGGCGCTCACCAAGCCACCGTTGTATTACTACGGGATGACACTCAGCCGCATCAACGACACCAACAACCACACACTCGGGATGGTCTGGACCTTCGGCGGCAAGCTCCAGAACGAGGACGGTTCGCTCGGCGTCACTGCTGACGACAAGGCATGGCTCGACTGTCTCGCGCTGATCCAAACCATGTACATCGAGGACCAGATCATCCCGCCCGGCTCGGTCAATTGGGATGACGGTGGAAACAACCAGGGCTACCAGAGCGAGCAGCTTGTCCTGACCTCGAACCCGACCAGCATCTACAACTGGCTCCTCAAGAACAAGCCTGAGCTCGCTCAGAAGACCCGCTTCTACAGCTACCCAGCTGGTCCGGCTGGCTCCTTCGGTCAAGTGGACGTCTGGACCGAGGGGCTCTTCAAAAACGGCAAAGGCGGCGACAACGCGCGCATCTGCCTCGTTGCACTCATGGAGCCGACCTGGTACGCGAGCTACATCAACGAGCAATTGAAGGGACGATTCCTTCCCTGCTGGAAGGATATGATCAAGCACGACCTCTGGCAGAAGAACGAACTCTACAGCGAGTATCAGAAGATCATCTCGACGGGACGCATCATGGCCTACGCTGCGCCACCGCTCGGTGCCTTCGGCGAACTGGCTACGAAGTTCGTCATCGGCGATATGATGCAGGACCTCTGCGTCCGCCGGCTTTCACCTAAGGAGGCACTGGCGAACTTCGTCAAGGCCGCACAGGAGATCTGGAGCAAGCCGGAGAACCGAGCCTGA
- a CDS encoding carbohydrate ABC transporter permease, producing MAEAVRSIERARPSERRILTWLAYRNRGYYVLGYLVLLALALWTLFPVYWQLATSLRADVDLFSPTVTLLPRVLTGEHYDKILGPSYPFLRQLRNSAVVAAATTAISTLLGAMAGYALTRLRFAGRTILARLLVYAYLAPGTILFIPIFVMMSRLGLRDNLVGLTLAYLTFTVPFATWMLMGYFRTVPIELEEAALIDGASRWQVLWRIMVPLSGPALVVAAVFAFTLSWNEFLYALVLLQKQEVMTAPVGLSAYVIGDQYYWGQMMAAATIMSLPPLVVYLFGQRWVIAGWTAGAVKD from the coding sequence ATGGCCGAAGCAGTTCGCTCGATCGAACGAGCACGCCCCAGCGAGCGCCGCATCCTCACCTGGCTCGCTTACCGCAATCGTGGGTACTACGTGCTTGGCTATCTCGTGCTCCTGGCGCTCGCCCTGTGGACGCTCTTCCCGGTCTACTGGCAATTGGCGACCTCGCTCCGGGCGGATGTCGACCTCTTCAGTCCGACCGTCACGCTGCTCCCACGTGTCCTGACTGGCGAGCATTACGACAAGATCCTCGGACCGTCTTATCCCTTCTTGCGCCAGCTGCGCAACAGCGCTGTCGTCGCAGCCGCCACGACGGCGATCTCGACCTTGCTCGGTGCGATGGCCGGTTATGCACTCACCCGCCTCCGCTTCGCTGGCCGGACGATCCTGGCACGGCTCTTGGTCTACGCCTATCTCGCACCTGGCACCATCCTGTTCATCCCTATCTTCGTCATGATGAGCCGACTCGGCTTGCGCGATAACCTCGTTGGCCTCACACTCGCTTATCTCACCTTCACAGTACCCTTCGCCACCTGGATGCTGATGGGCTATTTCCGCACTGTCCCGATCGAACTCGAGGAAGCGGCGCTCATCGACGGTGCCAGCCGTTGGCAAGTCTTGTGGCGCATCATGGTGCCGTTGTCCGGACCGGCGCTCGTCGTCGCTGCGGTCTTCGCCTTCACACTCTCCTGGAACGAGTTCCTCTACGCACTCGTCCTGCTGCAGAAGCAAGAGGTGATGACGGCCCCTGTGGGCCTCTCGGCTTACGTGATCGGTGACCAGTACTACTGGGGGCAGATGATGGCTGCCGCGACCATCATGTCGCTGCCGCCCCTCGTGGTCTACCTCTTCGGGCAACGGTGGGTCATCGCCGGCTGGACTGCTGGAGCTGTCAAAGATTGA
- a CDS encoding carbohydrate ABC transporter permease, whose translation MVVLRQAERTVASPGVRTSRLGRDFWLGYALTLPAVLVVVGLVAYPLGYAFWLSLQDIKVGGQGQFIGFGNYARLLFDSQSRIYGLFWNSVKVTALYTGGALAGKFVIGMVSALILNAQIRARHFWRTLLFVPWAIPAVVSAFTWKWIYNDVNGVLNTFFTNLGLVERPILFLADPRIALWSVLVAAIWQGAPFWTMTFLAGLQAIPRELYEAAAIDGATPLQQYFRITLPLLTPVITVTVMLSAIWTSNAIQYVYILTNGGPANVTETFPLLAYHEGMTAYDLGIASAIPLVFFPVFAILIYFLTRRMLRQEG comes from the coding sequence ATGGTCGTGTTGCGTCAGGCAGAACGCACCGTCGCGTCACCGGGTGTCCGCACATCTCGGCTCGGCCGGGACTTCTGGCTCGGCTATGCGCTGACGCTTCCGGCCGTCCTGGTGGTCGTCGGACTCGTCGCTTATCCGCTCGGCTATGCGTTCTGGCTCTCGCTCCAGGACATCAAGGTCGGTGGGCAGGGGCAGTTCATCGGCTTCGGCAACTATGCGCGCCTGCTCTTCGACAGCCAGAGCCGCATCTACGGGTTGTTCTGGAACAGCGTGAAGGTAACGGCGCTGTATACCGGGGGCGCGCTAGCCGGGAAGTTCGTCATCGGCATGGTGAGCGCCCTGATCCTCAATGCCCAGATCCGCGCTCGGCACTTCTGGCGCACCTTGTTGTTCGTCCCGTGGGCGATTCCCGCCGTCGTCTCAGCCTTTACTTGGAAGTGGATCTACAACGACGTGAACGGCGTCCTCAACACGTTCTTCACCAATCTTGGACTCGTCGAGCGCCCGATCCTCTTCCTGGCCGATCCTCGCATCGCCCTCTGGTCAGTGCTCGTCGCGGCCATCTGGCAAGGTGCACCGTTCTGGACGATGACGTTCCTCGCTGGTCTCCAGGCGATTCCGCGCGAGCTGTACGAGGCAGCGGCGATCGATGGTGCGACGCCGCTGCAACAGTACTTCCGCATCACGCTCCCCCTACTCACACCGGTCATCACGGTGACGGTCATGCTTTCAGCTATCTGGACATCGAACGCGATCCAATACGTCTACATCTTGACGAACGGCGGGCCAGCCAATGTGACCGAGACCTTCCCACTCCTGGCCTACCATGAGGGGATGACGGCCTACGACCTCGGGATCGCATCGGCGATTCCGCTCGTCTTCTTCCCGGTCTTCGCCATTCTCATTTATTTCCTCACGCGCCGCATGCTCCGGCAGGAGGGCTGA
- a CDS encoding ABC transporter permease, which translates to MAEAVATPLARERTTPTRRRIPWIGVIVTIVLAIIVVTGVIGPSVNPRSPTATNAVARLKPPSAEYPFGTDELGRDIFTRALYGLRTTLFIAVPGGLLGTLIGTLLGLIGGYRRGLLDFLLQRGVELITAIPSLVVASVVVAVLGPGRLQLIGAVALSLIPVGVRVMRAAALRVSESLFCEAARAMGASHWRIMLRHVLPNCLGPVAVLASLNLGAAIFVETGLSFLGLGVQPPNPSLGNMLTGAASLYFTRAPWMVIFPGLIVTLLILCFNIIGDMLADYFDPRLRAQTNQ; encoded by the coding sequence ATGGCTGAAGCAGTCGCGACGCCGCTCGCGCGCGAGCGAACGACGCCGACCCGCCGCCGCATCCCCTGGATCGGTGTCATCGTCACCATCGTGCTTGCGATCATCGTGGTAACGGGAGTCATCGGGCCGTCAGTCAATCCACGCTCGCCGACCGCCACCAATGCCGTGGCACGTCTCAAGCCGCCGTCGGCCGAGTACCCCTTCGGCACCGACGAACTGGGGCGCGACATCTTCACGCGAGCACTCTACGGCTTGCGCACCACGCTCTTTATTGCTGTGCCCGGTGGTTTGCTCGGAACCCTGATCGGTACGCTCCTCGGTCTCATCGGCGGCTATCGCCGTGGGCTCCTCGACTTCCTTCTCCAACGTGGCGTCGAGCTCATCACGGCGATTCCCTCCCTGGTCGTCGCCAGTGTCGTCGTTGCCGTCCTCGGCCCTGGTCGGCTGCAACTGATCGGTGCCGTCGCCCTCTCGCTGATCCCGGTCGGCGTCCGCGTGATGCGAGCCGCCGCGTTACGAGTCTCTGAGTCGCTCTTCTGCGAAGCGGCACGCGCCATGGGTGCGAGCCACTGGCGCATCATGCTGCGGCACGTCCTTCCCAACTGTCTCGGTCCAGTTGCTGTTCTCGCGTCGCTCAACCTCGGCGCCGCGATCTTCGTCGAGACTGGCCTGAGCTTCCTCGGACTCGGTGTCCAGCCGCCCAATCCCTCGCTCGGAAACATGCTCACCGGTGCAGCTTCGCTCTATTTCACCCGTGCACCGTGGATGGTGATCTTCCCTGGCCTCATCGTCACGCTCCTGATCCTCTGCTTCAACATCATCGGCGACATGCTCGCCGACTACTTCGATCCACGCCTGCGAGCCCAGACGAATCAGTAG
- a CDS encoding ABC transporter permease, with protein MFVQYLIRRAIGGFLVVLLATFVVFAFIRLAGDPAALIVGGTGENITINPQRVAQVRQELGLDKPLIVQFADFLAGLVTGGLGKSYVTGRPIADELRVRLPLTIEIAFLSELTAWVFALPLGLFSALRRGRFTEALTRVFFFITSAVPAYWLGLLVLIFVLLVFGWRPPLGLVPPTQNLWVHLQQIVLPIVVLGFVLAAGLVRFIRNAVLEVLQEPFVQVARAKGLAESTVVFRHVLRNAFAPTLAFSGLRVGYLLGGVVIVETTFNLPGLGLFFVDAVARRDFPVIQIAVLILGTAFVIINLLTDIACSFLDPRLRERG; from the coding sequence ATGTTCGTCCAATATCTCATTCGACGCGCGATCGGTGGTTTCCTCGTCGTCCTTCTGGCCACATTCGTCGTCTTTGCATTCATCCGGCTCGCCGGGGATCCTGCCGCGCTCATCGTCGGCGGGACGGGCGAGAACATCACGATCAACCCGCAACGCGTGGCACAGGTCCGGCAGGAACTCGGCCTCGACAAGCCGCTGATTGTCCAGTTCGCCGACTTCCTGGCTGGGCTCGTCACTGGCGGGCTCGGTAAGTCGTACGTGACGGGGCGACCGATCGCGGACGAGCTTCGCGTCCGGTTGCCCCTCACCATCGAGATCGCCTTTCTCTCCGAACTCACCGCCTGGGTGTTCGCACTGCCGCTCGGCCTCTTCAGCGCGCTGCGCCGTGGCCGCTTCACTGAGGCATTGACGCGGGTTTTCTTCTTCATCACGTCGGCCGTTCCAGCCTACTGGCTCGGCCTGCTCGTGCTGATCTTTGTGCTTCTCGTCTTCGGTTGGCGCCCACCGCTTGGCCTCGTGCCGCCCACCCAAAACCTGTGGGTTCATCTCCAACAGATCGTCCTGCCGATCGTCGTTCTCGGTTTCGTCCTGGCTGCTGGACTGGTTCGCTTCATCCGGAACGCTGTCCTGGAAGTACTGCAGGAGCCGTTCGTGCAGGTGGCGCGGGCGAAGGGACTCGCCGAGTCGACCGTCGTATTCCGGCACGTCCTCCGCAACGCCTTCGCGCCTACTCTGGCCTTCTCTGGTCTTCGTGTGGGCTACCTGCTCGGCGGCGTGGTCATCGTGGAGACGACATTCAATTTGCCGGGGCTCGGCCTCTTCTTCGTCGACGCAGTCGCCCGCCGCGACTTCCCGGTCATTCAGATCGCTGTCCTCATACTCGGGACAGCATTCGTGATCATCAACCTCCTCACTGATATCGCGTGTTCTTTCCTCGATCCCCGGTTGCGCGAGAGGGGTTAG
- a CDS encoding ABC transporter substrate-binding protein, which translates to MRTFTRRRLFGVTAGTLISALLVACRSGGGGEATPTTAPAATTAPTPTNTPMAMPTAVMEVTPTPTTEAVRRGGILHFNLPGDPANLDLHQATTSTDLWCIGPCFDTLLQFDPNDQTKILPCLAVRWDMAQDGMSYTFSLRQGVQFHDGSPFTSKDVLVNFQRIISPPEGVNSPRGVFFNTVDHIETPDDYTVRFVLKQPDPALLYNVAIPWTGIYPAHLIESGADLRDTKSLIGTGPFKFKSYTPGVAFEVEKNPNYFEKDLPYLDGIVGHPMTDWNAVAQAFLAGQLHLYRSLTTPPLDLFQGHSDIQVVGVPTTLVWRLILNARSFEPFKDERVRRAITLALDRDAMIAAMTEGRSVLSGWMHPYGAWALPEERVRQARGFGKDKDADRQQAKQLLAEAGFPNGLEFELLAFNLDVTTPSLIADQLAQVGIKVNTQILQLGEYVQRIVAREFQMALGFNAPWVDEPKSTFAAWITNDDQVSLTGLWSDELIQLYQQIDRELDIEKRKQLTRELDFRTLDDPVFGMIYVYRPVIWHVFRPGILAGFTPQPNYNLTEKHATTWLRQ; encoded by the coding sequence ATGCGTACCTTCACGCGGCGTCGCCTGTTCGGCGTAACAGCCGGGACACTCATTTCTGCATTGCTGGTCGCCTGTCGCAGCGGTGGCGGTGGTGAAGCGACCCCGACCACAGCACCAGCAGCAACCACCGCGCCCACACCGACCAACACACCGATGGCCATGCCGACGGCCGTCATGGAGGTGACCCCCACCCCAACGACCGAAGCCGTCCGCCGCGGCGGGATCCTGCACTTCAATCTCCCCGGCGATCCGGCAAACCTGGACCTGCATCAGGCCACGACCAGTACCGACCTCTGGTGTATCGGTCCCTGCTTCGACACCTTGCTCCAGTTCGATCCCAACGATCAGACGAAGATTCTCCCCTGTCTCGCTGTACGCTGGGACATGGCGCAGGACGGGATGAGCTACACCTTCTCCCTCCGCCAGGGCGTCCAGTTCCACGACGGCTCCCCCTTCACCAGCAAGGACGTCCTCGTCAACTTCCAGCGCATCATCAGCCCACCCGAAGGCGTCAACAGCCCCCGCGGCGTCTTCTTCAACACCGTCGACCACATCGAAACGCCCGACGACTACACCGTCCGCTTCGTCCTCAAGCAACCGGACCCAGCGCTCCTCTACAACGTCGCCATCCCCTGGACCGGTATCTACCCCGCCCACCTCATCGAATCGGGGGCCGACCTCCGCGACACCAAGAGCCTCATCGGTACCGGCCCCTTCAAGTTCAAGAGCTATACGCCAGGGGTCGCCTTCGAGGTCGAGAAGAACCCCAATTACTTCGAAAAGGATCTTCCGTACCTCGACGGTATCGTCGGCCATCCGATGACCGACTGGAACGCAGTCGCGCAGGCCTTCCTGGCTGGACAGCTGCACCTCTACCGCTCGCTCACCACGCCGCCGCTCGACCTCTTCCAGGGACACAGTGACATTCAAGTGGTCGGCGTGCCGACGACCCTCGTCTGGCGCCTCATTCTCAATGCCCGGAGCTTCGAGCCGTTCAAGGACGAGCGCGTCCGCCGTGCCATCACGCTCGCGCTTGACCGCGATGCGATGATCGCCGCCATGACCGAAGGGCGGAGCGTGCTGTCCGGCTGGATGCACCCCTACGGCGCGTGGGCCCTGCCCGAGGAACGCGTGCGCCAGGCGCGCGGCTTCGGCAAGGACAAGGATGCCGATCGGCAGCAAGCGAAGCAGCTCTTAGCCGAGGCAGGCTTCCCCAATGGGCTCGAGTTCGAATTACTCGCCTTCAACCTCGACGTCACCACACCGAGTCTCATCGCTGACCAGCTGGCGCAGGTCGGCATCAAGGTGAATACCCAAATCCTCCAGCTGGGTGAATACGTCCAGCGGATCGTCGCGCGCGAATTCCAGATGGCGCTCGGCTTCAACGCCCCTTGGGTCGACGAGCCGAAGTCGACCTTCGCTGCCTGGATCACCAATGACGACCAAGTGAGCCTGACCGGTCTCTGGTCCGACGAGTTGATCCAGCTCTACCAGCAGATCGACCGCGAGCTCGATATCGAGAAGCGCAAGCAACTCACGCGCGAACTCGACTTCCGGACGCTCGATGATCCGGTATTCGGTATGATCTACGTCTACCGACCGGTCATCTGGCATGTCTTCCGACCTGGCATACTCGCGGGGTTCACACCGCAGCCCAACTACAACTTGACCGAGAAGCACGCGACGACTTGGCTCCGGCAGTAG
- a CDS encoding acyl-CoA dehydrogenase family protein, with amino-acid sequence MDFELTPEQIQVRDMVREWAQREVAPYIREWDAKGEYHPEIYRRMGELGLLGLPIPERYGGGGFDYVTLALVCEELEAVDTFLRVAISVHVGLNSLTLLQWGTEEQKQRWLVPQARGEKLATFALTEPGAGSDAGHIQTRAVKDGDSYILNGEKMWISLANTADHFLVFATLDPSLGHRGLCAFMVERGMPGLTTGSIHGKLGVRAGDTGWISLQNVRVPAENMIGEPGEGFKIAMSAIDQGRFTVAAGACGLIRACLEASVKYCHERQAFGQEIGRFQLVQQMIAKMVRGYETSRLLVFRAAELKNRGIRNTRETSLAKWHACDCAFEAANDAVQIHGAYGYSNEYPVERYLRNARGAVIYEGTREIHTLLQAEYALGYRVDKPLRCPQPPAQGYEAVAARG; translated from the coding sequence ATGGATTTCGAGTTGACTCCGGAACAGATCCAGGTGCGCGACATGGTGCGCGAGTGGGCGCAGCGTGAAGTCGCGCCGTATATCCGCGAGTGGGACGCGAAGGGTGAGTACCATCCCGAGATCTACCGGCGGATGGGCGAGCTGGGCTTGCTCGGCCTACCGATTCCCGAACGCTACGGTGGTGGCGGCTTCGACTACGTGACGCTGGCCCTGGTCTGCGAGGAGCTGGAGGCGGTCGATACCTTCCTCCGGGTCGCGATCAGCGTCCACGTCGGGCTGAACAGTCTCACGCTCCTGCAGTGGGGAACGGAAGAGCAGAAGCAGCGCTGGTTGGTCCCTCAGGCGCGCGGCGAGAAGCTCGCGACCTTCGCCTTGACCGAACCGGGTGCTGGCTCCGATGCCGGGCACATCCAGACCCGCGCCGTCAAGGACGGCGACAGCTATATCCTCAACGGCGAGAAGATGTGGATCTCGCTGGCCAATACCGCTGATCACTTCCTCGTTTTCGCGACGCTCGATCCGTCGCTGGGTCACCGTGGCTTGTGCGCCTTCATGGTCGAGCGCGGTATGCCGGGGCTCACGACCGGCTCCATTCACGGCAAGCTCGGTGTGCGGGCCGGCGACACCGGTTGGATTTCGCTGCAAAACGTTCGGGTCCCGGCGGAGAACATGATCGGTGAGCCGGGCGAGGGGTTCAAGATCGCCATGAGCGCGATCGACCAGGGGCGCTTCACGGTGGCTGCTGGGGCGTGTGGGCTCATCCGCGCGTGCCTCGAGGCGAGCGTGAAGTACTGCCACGAGCGGCAGGCCTTCGGGCAGGAAATCGGGCGGTTCCAGCTCGTGCAGCAGATGATCGCCAAGATGGTGCGTGGCTACGAGACCTCGCGCTTGCTCGTCTTCCGCGCAGCCGAACTCAAGAACCGCGGTATCCGCAACACGCGCGAAACGTCGCTCGCCAAGTGGCACGCCTGTGACTGCGCATTCGAGGCGGCCAACGACGCCGTGCAGATTCACGGGGCATATGGCTATTCGAACGAGTATCCGGTCGAGCGGTACCTGCGCAACGCACGCGGTGCCGTGATCTACGAGGGGACGCGCGAGATCCACACGCTCCTGCAGGCGGAGTATGCGCTCGGCTATCGCGTCGACAAGCCGCTCCGCTGCCCCCAGCCGCCAGCCCAGGGCTACGAGGCAGTCGCCGCGCGGGGGTGA
- a CDS encoding gamma carbonic anhydrase family protein: MEPLVLPYRGKQPRLAEDVFLAPTAVVIGDVTVGPASSLWFGVVVRGDIGPIRIGARVNLQEGVVVHLDEGFPVVIGDDVTVGHGAIVHGAQIGAGAQIGMGAVLLTGSRIGSGAIVAAGAVVPEGMEVPPGTVAMGVPARIRREVTAEERAALLERARRYAERGAEFRALLAQRGQGNGT; this comes from the coding sequence ATGGAACCGCTCGTGCTTCCGTATCGCGGGAAACAGCCTCGACTGGCTGAGGATGTCTTTCTGGCACCGACTGCGGTCGTCATCGGTGACGTGACGGTCGGGCCCGCTTCCAGTCTGTGGTTCGGCGTGGTGGTGCGCGGCGACATCGGGCCGATCCGTATCGGTGCGCGCGTCAATCTCCAGGAGGGAGTCGTCGTCCACCTGGACGAGGGGTTCCCCGTCGTCATCGGGGACGACGTCACGGTCGGACACGGTGCGATCGTGCATGGTGCCCAGATCGGTGCGGGGGCACAGATCGGCATGGGCGCAGTGCTGCTGACCGGCTCACGGATCGGTAGCGGGGCGATCGTCGCCGCTGGAGCCGTGGTTCCCGAGGGAATGGAGGTGCCGCCGGGCACGGTCGCGATGGGTGTCCCGGCGCGTATCCGGCGCGAGGTGACGGCGGAGGAGCGGGCAGCGTTGCTGGAGCGGGCTCGGCGGTACGCGGAGCGAGGGGCCGAGTTCCGTGCGCTGCTCGCGCAGCGCGGACAGGGGAACGGGACATGA
- a CDS encoding enoyl-CoA hydratase/isomerase family protein, translating into MSVRVEREEPIALLVLDRPERLNALDTAGLRALLEAIRGLAADESIRVVILTGAGDRAFAAGADIGEMVAKSPGEALAFAELGQAVCRAIEEAPQPYIAAVNGYALGGGCELALACDIRLASERAVFAQPEVTLGIPPGWGGSQRLPRVVPPGVARELLYTGRHLGAEEALRIGLVNAVYPAGELLERARELAQQIAANGPIAVRLTKQAVRIGLEHGLAAGLAYERQVFAHAFTTDDQREGMRAFLEKRKPLFRGR; encoded by the coding sequence ATGAGCGTGCGGGTGGAGCGGGAAGAACCGATCGCACTCCTGGTGCTCGATCGTCCCGAGCGCTTGAATGCGCTCGACACCGCTGGTCTCCGTGCGCTGCTGGAGGCGATCCGTGGACTTGCGGCCGACGAGTCGATCCGCGTCGTGATCCTGACCGGTGCGGGCGACCGGGCCTTCGCGGCCGGAGCGGATATCGGCGAAATGGTGGCGAAATCGCCCGGGGAAGCCCTGGCCTTCGCCGAACTCGGCCAGGCGGTCTGCCGGGCGATCGAGGAAGCGCCGCAGCCCTACATCGCGGCGGTGAACGGGTATGCCCTGGGCGGCGGCTGCGAGCTCGCGCTGGCCTGCGACATCCGGCTCGCGAGCGAGCGAGCGGTGTTCGCTCAGCCCGAGGTGACGCTCGGAATCCCGCCAGGCTGGGGCGGCTCCCAGCGGTTGCCGCGTGTCGTTCCGCCAGGCGTCGCCCGCGAATTGCTCTACACCGGCCGGCATCTCGGTGCGGAGGAAGCGCTGCGCATCGGCCTGGTCAACGCGGTCTACCCAGCGGGAGAGCTGCTCGAGCGGGCTCGCGAACTGGCCCAGCAGATCGCTGCCAACGGGCCGATCGCGGTTCGCTTGACCAAGCAGGCCGTGCGCATCGGGCTCGAGCACGGGCTGGCGGCTGGGCTCGCCTACGAGCGGCAGGTCTTCGCGCATGCCTTCACCACTGACGATCAGCGCGAGGGGATGCGCGCATTCCTCGAGAAGCGAAAGCCGCTGTTCCGCGGACGCTAA
- a CDS encoding electron transfer flavoprotein subunit beta/FixA family protein has translation MKIAVLIKQVPDPNALRFDPRLGDLVPGIQPVANEYDLYALEAALRLREQTGGEVVVASAGPARDALNRGLAMGADRAVAIEGEGLPGDSWVTATVLTAWLRREQPDVIWCGQETSDSGTGNVGPTVAARLDIPLVSNVVGWEFRDGVFEIEREIEDGHQFQEVAPPVVLCALSALPQPRLPTLRGIMDARKKPVERLAPADLGLDPGSLTPLVRWEGLRQPAAKSAGIVLQDVPPDEAVEQLLAFLEACGLLG, from the coding sequence GTGAAAATCGCAGTGCTGATCAAGCAGGTGCCCGATCCGAACGCGCTCCGCTTCGACCCACGCCTCGGTGATCTCGTTCCCGGTATCCAGCCGGTCGCGAACGAGTACGACCTCTATGCGCTCGAAGCTGCTCTGCGCTTGCGCGAGCAGACCGGCGGTGAGGTGGTCGTCGCGAGTGCCGGCCCGGCGCGCGATGCGCTCAACCGGGGGCTCGCGATGGGAGCCGACCGGGCTGTTGCGATCGAGGGTGAGGGACTGCCCGGCGACAGCTGGGTGACGGCGACTGTCCTCACCGCCTGGCTCCGTCGCGAGCAGCCAGACGTGATCTGGTGCGGGCAGGAGACGAGCGATTCCGGAACAGGGAACGTCGGGCCGACGGTCGCTGCCAGGCTCGATATCCCGCTGGTGAGCAATGTGGTCGGCTGGGAATTCCGCGACGGTGTCTTCGAGATCGAGCGCGAGATCGAGGACGGGCACCAGTTCCAGGAAGTCGCACCACCGGTCGTCCTCTGCGCTCTCTCGGCCTTGCCGCAGCCACGCTTGCCGACGCTGCGTGGGATCATGGACGCGCGCAAGAAGCCGGTCGAGCGGCTCGCACCGGCCGATCTCGGTCTCGATCCGGGCTCGCTGACTCCGCTCGTCCGCTGGGAAGGGCTGCGCCAGCCGGCCGCCAAGTCTGCCGGAATCGTCCTGCAGGACGTCCCGCCCGACGAAGCGGTGGAGCAACTGCTCGCTTTCCTGGAAGCGTGTGGCTTGTTGGGTTGA